The following proteins come from a genomic window of Elgaria multicarinata webbii isolate HBS135686 ecotype San Diego chromosome 10, rElgMul1.1.pri, whole genome shotgun sequence:
- the SYNPO2 gene encoding synaptopodin-2 isoform X1, giving the protein MFKKRRQRARKYTLVSYGTGELERYEDEEDEGEEGDKENAFEVTLLGTSESEIDEDFFSDLDKEDRIVTFDWDTGILEVEKKPKSGDEMSQLLPESKGKGALMFAKRRQRVDQVTAEQEAMKMQAVHRSSEEHREAASMESTTKKISSSSYQAKHEEASRVQQSHISKSYIEVSHRHGTAVQQNGIGIAPETNMMYPSSEALKSPASNRTAKPFPGVQNRAAAPFSPTRSMTSPLSDLPVPPPYTSVSPPPEALYRTVLTPVATSTTQSPLWSPTESTEQIASRDERIAVPAKRTGILQEAKRRSTAKPMFTFKEAPKVSPNPALLSLVQNTEGKKGAATGFESGPEEDYLSLGAEACNFMQIQAAKQKVPPPVAPKPSLKVSPTATTPVSPVWSPPAIAVAHSPIFPAPNSPEVATPAVIKISQPAYPPPQPPSTLNLAGPFKGPQKPSPHQNYTPKPTPTTPLGNAVLAGGVGPAFEMPPALSGKGAQLFAKRQSRMEKYVVDSETVQANLARASSPTPSLPASWKYSSNVRAPPPVAYNPIHSPSYPLAATKPQPKSSGVAKTTKKKPKKALSSLEVMKHQPYQLNASLFTFQPPSDKEHLLPKQPAKIDSLSASKQALPSRSLNAGSPSNVRASSVYSVPAYSSQPFFPSNASSPVIESCASTGYPIFLKQEPASSSTFTTPKPKFSAKKVGVTAQVWKPSVIEE; this is encoded by the coding sequence ATGTTCAAGAAGCGTCGCCAAAGGGCCAGGAAATATACTTTAGTCAGCTACGGCACTGGGGAGCTAGAGCGTTACGAGGACGAAGAAGACGAGGGCGAAGAAGGTGACAAAGAGAACGCATTTGAAGTAACCTTACTGGGCACGAGCGAGTCGGAAATCGATGAAGATTTCTTCTCTGACCTTGATAAAGAAGACCGGATTGTGACATTTGACTGGGACACTGGGATACTCGAAGTTGAAAAGAAACCAAAAAGTGGGGACGAGATGTCTCAGCTGCTTCCAGAGAGCAAGGGGAAGGGGGCACTCATGTTTGCCAAACGACGTCAAAGAGTGGACCAGGTCACTGCTGAACAAGAGGCAATGAAGATGCAGGCAGTGCACAGGAGTTCTGAGGAGCACCGGGAGGCCGCTTCAATGGAAAGCACCACCAAAAAAATTAGTTCCTCCTCCTATCAGGCAAAACACGAAGAAGCATCCAGAGTTCAGCAGAGCCATATAAGTAAAAGCTACATAGAAGTGAGCCACAGACATGGCACAGCAGTTCAGCAAAATGGCATTGGAATCGCTCCTGAGACAAATATGATGTATCCATCTTCCGAAGCCCTAAAATCACCTGCTTCAAACAGAACAGCCAAGCCTTTCCCTGGTGTTCAGAAcagagcagcagccccattttcaCCCACCAGAAGCATGACAAGCCCCCTCTCAGATCTGCCTGTGCCACCTCCTTACACCTCAGTCAGCCCGCCACCTGAAGCCTTGTATAGAACTGTTTTGACTCCGGTTGCGACCAGCACGACTCAGTCGCCTCTATGGTCTCCAACAGAATCGACAGAGCAGATTGCTTCCAGGGATGAAAGGATTGCGGTGCCTGCCAAAAGAACTGGAATACTGCAAGAGGCAAAGAGAAGAAGCACTGCAAAGCCAATGTTTACTTTCAAGGAAGCCCCCAAGGTGAGTCCTAATCCTGCTCTTTTGTCCCTTGTGCAGAATACGGAAGGCAAGAAAGGTGCTGCCACTGGCTTTGAATCAGGCCCTGAAGAAGACTACCTCAGCTTGGGAGCGGAGGCCTGCAATTTCATGCAAATCCAAGCAGCCAAACAAAAGGTCCCACCTCCAGTTGCTCCAAAACCATCACTAAAGGTTTCTCCTACTGCCACAACACCAGTTTCACCAGTCTGGTCACCGCCAGCCATAGCTGTTGCCCACTCTCCCATCTTTCCAGCTCCAAATTCACCTGAAGTGGCCACTCCGGCAGTTATCAAAATATCACAACCTGCTTATCCCCCTCCTCAGCCCCCCAGTACTCTTAACCTAGCTGGTCCCTTTAAAGGGCCTCAAAAACCATCACCACACCAAAATTATACACCCAAGCCAACACCCACCACACCGCTAGGAAATGCTGTGCTTGCTGGAGGAGTGGGGCCAGCTTTTGAGATGCCCCCTGCTTTGAGTGGGAAGGGAGCCCAACTCTTTGCCAAAAGGCAATCCCGAATGGAAAAGTATGTGGTAGACTCAGAAACTGTGCAGGCCAACCTGGCACGGGCTTCATCACCAACTCCATCtttaccagcttcttggaaataTTCGTCAAATGTTCGAGCACCACCACCTGTGGCTTATAATCCCATCCACTCCCCATCTTACCCTCTGGCTGCCACCAAACCACAGCCAAAGTCCTCTGGAGTTGCCAAAACCACCAAGAAAAAGCCTAAAAAAGCACTTAGTTCCTTGGAAGTTATGAAGCATCAACCATACCAGCTTAATGCATCCCTATTCACATTTCAACCTCCCTCTGATAAGGAACACCTACTTCCTAAGCAACCTGCAAAGATTGACTCACTGTCTGCCTCAAAACAAGCTCTACCTTCAAGATCACTGAATGCTGGTTCTCCTTCTAATGTCCGAGCATCTTCAGTGTACTCTGTACCAGCCTACAGTTCACAACCCTTCTTCCCGTCGAATGCCTCTAGCCCTGTAATTGAGTCCTGTGCATCAACAGGTTACCCTATCTTTTTGAAGCAAGAACCAGCATCCTCCTCTACGTTTACTACTCCCAAGCCAAAGTTCTCAGCCAAAAAAGTTGGTGTCACAGCACAGGTGTGGAAACCCTCCGTCATTGAAGAGTAA